The Ignavibacteriales bacterium genome includes a region encoding these proteins:
- a CDS encoding 5'-deoxyadenosine deaminase: protein MEKTLLIPKQIVTANPENEILRNFAVEIDGNVITRIASLSEIDTGNYDGLILHYPSLTLIPGFVQTHIHLCQTLFRGCADDLELLDWLQKKIFPFENAHDENSLRMSAKIGINELITGGTTTILDMGTINHQEIIFEELITSGIRAIAGKCMVDINDLLPEFRESTEDSIRTSYDLAKQFHDKENGRIKYGFAPRFVLSCTEKLLKETALMAEEFVGSIYHTHSSENKSEIEEVRRLHSKENIEYFNHLGILNNWTILAHCVHTSENEIEILKRTDTRIAHCPSSNLKLGSGIANIPRYIKEGIKVSLGADGAPCNNNLSAFTEMRLAALIQKPFHSPTVMNAQNVFRLATIDGAKALNLDNDIGSIEVGKKADLVMLNLESPNLSLSEEDNSIYSNIVYSCTKESVREVIIDGEWNVKSGRSLLYDETELYFEGQQELKNLLKRI, encoded by the coding sequence ATGGAAAAAACACTTCTAATTCCAAAACAAATTGTTACTGCAAATCCTGAAAATGAAATTTTAAGAAACTTTGCGGTTGAGATTGATGGAAATGTGATTACAAGAATCGCGAGCCTTTCCGAAATAGATACAGGTAATTATGATGGATTAATACTTCATTATCCTTCATTAACATTAATACCCGGTTTTGTGCAAACTCATATTCATCTTTGCCAAACACTTTTCCGTGGTTGTGCTGATGATCTGGAATTGCTTGATTGGCTTCAGAAAAAAATATTCCCGTTTGAGAATGCTCACGATGAAAATTCGCTTAGAATGTCGGCTAAGATCGGCATCAACGAATTAATAACCGGAGGAACTACAACAATTTTAGATATGGGAACCATCAATCACCAGGAAATAATTTTTGAAGAATTGATTACTTCCGGTATACGCGCTATTGCCGGTAAATGTATGGTGGATATAAATGATCTCCTCCCGGAATTCAGAGAATCAACTGAAGACTCGATTAGAACATCTTACGATTTAGCAAAACAATTTCATGATAAGGAGAATGGCAGAATAAAATACGGATTTGCGCCGCGCTTTGTTCTTTCCTGCACAGAAAAACTTTTAAAGGAAACTGCTTTGATGGCAGAGGAATTTGTAGGAAGCATTTACCACACACACTCTTCAGAGAATAAAAGTGAAATAGAGGAAGTTAGAAGATTGCATTCAAAGGAAAATATAGAGTACTTTAATCATCTTGGAATTCTTAATAACTGGACTATACTTGCACATTGCGTTCACACAAGCGAAAATGAAATTGAAATATTAAAAAGAACCGATACTCGAATTGCTCATTGTCCATCTTCCAATCTTAAGTTGGGTTCTGGTATTGCTAACATTCCGCGATATATTAAGGAAGGGATAAAAGTTTCTCTTGGTGCGGATGGTGCTCCCTGCAATAATAATTTAAGTGCGTTTACAGAAATGCGGCTGGCAGCTTTAATCCAAAAACCTTTTCACTCACCAACAGTAATGAATGCACAGAATGTATTTCGACTGGCTACAATTGACGGAGCAAAAGCTCTTAATCTTGATAATGATATTGGCAGTATTGAAGTTGGGAAGAAAGCGGATTTGGTTATGTTAAATTTGGAATCACCAAATCTTTCTTTATCCGAAGAGGACAATTCAATTTATTCGAACATTGTTTATTCCTGCACTAAAGAATCCGTAAGAGAAGTTATAATTGATGGTGAATGGAATGTTAAATCAGGAAGATCATTATTATATGATGAAACCGAGTTGTATTTTGAAGGGCAACAGGAATTAAAAAATCTGCTTAAAAGAATTTAA
- a CDS encoding carboxymuconolactone decarboxylase family protein: MKKSVSETRKYRLDMNEKILNSGFRDYNKFFALDNKAYLAGALPAKMKELMGLVGSMVLRCNDCIFYHIDRSVQEGATREELYESFNIALIVGGSIVIPHLRYAMEVLDELLSEKE, from the coding sequence ATGAAAAAATCTGTTTCGGAGACACGTAAATACCGGTTAGATATGAATGAGAAAATTCTAAACTCGGGCTTCCGCGATTATAATAAATTCTTTGCTCTTGATAACAAAGCTTACTTAGCTGGCGCCCTACCAGCAAAGATGAAAGAGTTGATGGGACTTGTTGGCTCGATGGTACTTAGGTGTAACGATTGCATTTTCTACCATATCGATAGATCGGTTCAGGAAGGTGCAACAAGAGAAGAATTGTACGAATCTTTTAACATTGCTCTAATTGTTGGCGGTTCCATTGTAATTCCACACCTCCGTTATGCAATGGAAGTTCTGGATGAATTATTATCTGAAAAAGAATAA
- the rdgB gene encoding RdgB/HAM1 family non-canonical purine NTP pyrophosphatase: MKELVFASSNPGKIIEVRKIFDGGDFHIISLLDLNDVPEIVEDGLTFEENAKKKATIIYEKYMLPTIADDSGLVVEQLNGAPGVISARYSYEGCTYDENNKKLLKELSMFSPPHKAKFVCCAVYIDEKKYYSALGEVKGIIINEARGKLGFGYDPIFLPDGYDKTLAELNLDEKNKISHRAKAFKKLSKLVFNL, from the coding sequence TTGAAAGAATTAGTTTTTGCATCCAGCAATCCAGGAAAAATTATAGAAGTAAGAAAAATTTTTGATGGAGGTGATTTCCATATTATTTCTCTGCTCGATTTGAATGATGTTCCTGAAATTGTTGAAGATGGACTTACATTTGAAGAAAATGCCAAAAAGAAAGCAACCATAATTTATGAAAAGTATATGCTGCCTACCATAGCAGATGATTCTGGATTGGTAGTAGAGCAGCTTAATGGAGCACCCGGAGTAATTTCTGCAAGGTATTCTTACGAAGGCTGCACCTACGATGAAAATAACAAGAAACTATTAAAAGAACTTTCTATGTTTTCACCTCCGCACAAAGCTAAATTTGTTTGTTGTGCGGTTTATATCGATGAAAAAAAATATTATTCAGCTCTTGGCGAAGTTAAGGGTATAATTATTAATGAAGCGAGAGGTAAATTGGGTTTTGGCTACGATCCAATTTTTTTACCGGATGGTTATGATAAAACTTTGGCAGAATTGAATCTGGACGAAAAGAATAAAATCAGCCACCGTGCAAAAGCATTTAAAAAATTAAGCAAGTTGGTTTTTAATTTATAA